Proteins encoded by one window of Aspergillus puulaauensis MK2 DNA, chromosome 4, nearly complete sequence:
- a CDS encoding uncharacterized protein (COG:S;~EggNog:ENOG410Q02J;~TransMembrane:6 (o14-39i51-75o95-120i132-154o174-199i211-233o)) has protein sequence MLAARSLSTDLNGIGSATLAVTILGLLLSGLAIGLRFGARRIKRVPFELDDWLILLATISYFGFCANALVCVYTLGGGQVYHDRRNAHRKYVQYMQSLFASCPLYIITATPVKLSVCFLYRRLFSGEYSRQIIKITIVSCILWFVTGVISTMLYCRPIPYFWDKSMDGGQCFHFFAHFAVFGAASIIIDTVIIAIAIPVALGLNMSLRKRVAVAAAFLLSTFILVSGTLRIVYSYSPVDDARKYQTGMTLGTCLI, from the exons ATGCTCGCAGCACGCTCTTTATCTACAGATCTGAACGGCATCGGCAGCGCCACACTAGCAGTGACGATTTTGGGCTTATTGTTGTCCGGACTGGCAATAGGTCTGCGATTTGGAGCAAGGCGGATCAAGCGCGTACCCTTTGAGTTAGACGACTGGCTCATTCTCCTGGCTACGATATCTTACTTTGGCTTCTGCGCGAACGCCCTAGTATGCGTTTACACATTGGGAGGTGGACAGGTCTACCATGACCGTCGCAATGCACATAGAAAATACGTCCAGTACATGCAGTCGCTATTCGCCTCTTGCCCGTTGTACATTATCACTGCCACCCCGGTTAAACTGTCGGTCTGCTTCCTCTACCGGCGTCTCTTTTCCGGAGAATACTCCCGCCAGATAATCAAGATCACCATTGTCTCCTGCATTCTCTGGTTTGTGACCGGGGTAATAAGCACCATGTTATATTGCAGACCGATCCCCTATTTCTGGGACAAGTCCATGGATGGAGGACAATGTTTCCATTTCTTCGCTCACTTTGCTGTCTTTGGAGCGGCGAGCATTATTATCGACACAGTCATTATTGCAATAGCGATACCCGTGGCCCTGGGATTGAATATGAGTCTGCGCAAGCGAGTGGCCGTTGCCGCTGCTTTCTTGCTCAGTACCTT TATTCTCGTCAGCGGAACATTGCGAATCGTCTACTCATACAGCCCTGTCGACGATGCACGTAAGTACCAGACAGGGATGACTTTGGGAACTTGCCTAATATAG
- a CDS encoding sulfotransferase family protein (COG:S;~EggNog:ENOG410PRMH;~InterPro:IPR040632,IPR027417;~PFAM:PF17784;~TransMembrane:1 (i254-276o)), translating into MAANAPFPAADHPMMKPPFRRKKPMQVLALGMSRTGTLSLYTALNELGYNCYHMTECCLDFRNDSLLYWNKAIDVKRRGYGRELKRRHFDLMLWRYDAVTDFPCTLFVEELMDVYPDAKIILTTRDLESWVSSMQHSLYAILRMKRLKLLALFDWKYTRPVLKLIRSALTIWTDGVPKDPDHLIAGYVAHKAHVRGAALQRKREVFEFSVKDGWRPLCDFLGKEVPTKPFPRVNEGSFIAQYLKLMFWKRVVELGAPILVAACVSWVMNGVFWWWVLPM; encoded by the exons ATGGCCGCAAACGCCCCCTTCCCCGCCGCAGACCACCCGATGATGAAACCACCCTTCAGACGAAAGAAACCGATGCAAGTCCTCGCTCTAGGAATGTCTCGAACAGGAACCTTAT CCCTCTACACTGCGCTCAACGAACTCGGATACAACTGCTATCATATGACCGAATGCTGTCTGGACTTCCGCAACGACTCGCTTCTATACTGGAATAAGGCCATCGATGTGAAGCGCCGTGGATATGGGAGGGAATTGAAGAGGAGGCATTTTGACTTGATGCTTTGGCGATATGAT GCCGTCACCGACTTCCCATGTACTCTCTTCGTCGAAGAGCTCATGGACGTATACCCCGACGCAAAGATAATCCTGACAACGCGCGATCTAGAAAGCTGGGTCTCATCCATGCAGCACAGTCTTTACGCCATTCTCAGGATGAAGCGGCTAAAGCTTTTGGCCTTGTTTGACTGG AAATACACCCGTCCAGTCCTAAAACTCATCCGCTCCGCACTCACAATCTGGACCGACGGAGTACCAAAGGACCCAGACCATCTGATAGCCGGCTACGTCGCGCACAAGGCACACGTTCGCGGTGCCGCACTGCAACGTAAGAGAGAAGTCTTCGAGTTCTCCGTGAAGGATGGATGGAGGCCGCTGTGTGACTTCCTGGGTAAAGAAGTTCCGACGAAACCGTTCCCAAGGGTGAACGAGGGGAGTTTTATTGCGCAGTATCTGAAACTGATGTTTTGGAAAAGGGTTGTGGAGCTGGGGGCGCCGATTCTGGTGGCGGCTTGCGTGTCTTGGGTTATGAATGGGGTGTTTTGGTGGTGGGTTTTGCCTATGTAG
- a CDS encoding glycoside hydrolase family 16 protein (COG:U;~EggNog:ENOG410PJJN;~InterPro:IPR000757,IPR013320;~PFAM:PF00722;~TransMembrane:1 (o51-69i);~go_function: GO:0004553 - hydrolase activity, hydrolyzing O-glycosyl compounds [Evidence IEA];~go_process: GO:0005975 - carbohydrate metabolic process [Evidence IEA]) has product MAETHFPKSYGDDSIGLHPIPRGMDKQASSSAGSPHRAWYDPRGWSLRTKLIVGIVGIAAIIGIIVGAVEGSKARRYPDYAPLDYHLVDTYSGVSFFDQFHYFSDEDPTDGFVQYVDRIAAQQLNLTFATESSAILKVDSTTKDVIKGRNSVRIESKKSYDTALFIFDIIHTPYGCGTWPALWLTDGYNWPDNGEIDVLETTNNATDGNAITLHTTSGCNMDVRRKQTGSVTYKTCDNSTNANAGCGVQGSPASYGQELNDNGGGIYALELRQAGIRGWFFPRDDIPSDIGNASNSPDPSSWGTALADFPNTSCDIPSHFKNQSIIANIDLCGSWGGSPDVYTDQWSCPGDCPVYVAKNPGSFTQAYWEFGEFKVYQAN; this is encoded by the exons ATGGCCGAGACGCACTTCCCCAAATCGTACGGAGACGATAGCATCGGCCTCCACCCGATCCCGCGCGGGATGGACAAGCAAGCATCGAGCTCAGCGGGGTCGCCTCATCGCGCATGGTACGATCCACGCGGGTGGTCGCTGCGCACAAAATTGATTGTTGGGATTGTCGGCATCGCAGCCATCATTGGTATTATTGTCGGCGCCGTCGAGGGCTCAAAAGCACGCCGGTATCCGGACTATGCGCCGCTGGATTATCATCTCGTGGATACATATTCGGGCGTTTCATTCTTTGATCAGTTTCATTATTTTTCGGACGAGGACCCGACAGATGGGTTTGTTCA GTATGTCGATAGAATCGCAGCGCAACAACTAAACCTTACCTTCGCCACTGAATCATCGGCAATACTTAAAGTCGACTCAACAACAAAGGACGTCATCAAGGGTCGAAACTCCGTTCGCATAGAGTCGAAGAAATCCTACGATACGGCCCTTTTCATATTCGATATCATCCATACCCCGTATGGGTGCGGCACCTGGCCGGCCCTCTGGCTGACGGATGGCTACAACTGGCCAGATAACGGCGAGATTGATGTACTAGAAACAACCAACAATGCTACTGATGGGAACGCCATCACCCTACACACAACGTCGGGCTGTAATATGGATGTGCGACGCAAGCAAACAGGCAGCGTGACATACAAGACTTGCGACAATAGCACGAATGCAAACGCCGGATGTGGTGTCCAGGGATCTCCAGCGAGCTATGGGCAGGAGTTGAATGACAATGGCGGTGGT ATATACGCCCTTGAACTGCGCCAGGCAGGTATCAGAGGCTGGTTCTTCCCCCGGGATGACATTCCATCGGATATTGGGAATGCGAGCAACTCCCCTGACCCATCAAGCTGGGGGACGGCATTAGCGGACTTCCCCAACACGAGCTGCGATATCCCATCGCATTTCAAGAACCAGAGCATCATTGCGAATATCGACCTTTGCGGTTCATGGGGCGGGAGTCCTGATGTGTATACGGACCAGTGGAGCTGCCCTGGCGACTGTCCAGTTTATGTGGCAAAGAATCCGGGAAGCTTCACGCAGGCGTACTGGGAGTTTGGCGAGTTCAAGGTTTATCAAGCGAATTAA